In the Papaver somniferum cultivar HN1 unplaced genomic scaffold, ASM357369v1 unplaced-scaffold_10052, whole genome shotgun sequence genome, TCTTGAATATTCCATTTCACATACGTCATAATCTGATTTTAAAAATTGGGCGAAAAATAACATCAAGGGATACGACACAATGGTTGGAGAACGTGGAGTGCAACTGTCAGGTGGCCAAAAGCAACGAGTAGCAATTGCACGGGCTATAGTGAAAGGACCAAAGATACTGCTATTAGACGAGGCAACAAGTGCACTGGATGCTGAATCGGAGCGGGTAGTTCAAGACGCATTGGACCGTGTTATCGTGAACAGAACTACAGTTGTTGTGGCCCATAGACTTACAACAATTAGGAATGCTAACGTAATTGCAGTGGTTAAAAATGGGACTATTGTTGAGAAAGGAAACCACAATATGTTGATAAATATGGAGAATGGTGTTTACGCATCACTGGTA is a window encoding:
- the LOC113327500 gene encoding ABC transporter B family member 3-like, whose amino-acid sequence is MVGERGVQLSGGQKQRVAIARAIVKGPKILLLDEATSALDAESERVVQDALDRVIVNRTTVVVAHRLTTIRNANVIAVVKNGTIVEKGNHNMLINMENGVYASLVALHMSGSSK